In Rissa tridactyla isolate bRisTri1 chromosome 8, bRisTri1.patW.cur.20221130, whole genome shotgun sequence, one genomic interval encodes:
- the BCAR3 gene encoding breast cancer anti-estrogen resistance protein 3 isoform X4 translates to MPKDYNVFQMLIAAFCCFYHRKSIIGVKFSRERQVMDNSPEKLKKELEEELQLSSEDLRSHAWYHGRIPRQVAEGLVQRDGDFLIRDSLSSPGNFVLTCQWKNTSQHFKINRTVVRLNEAYCRVQYQFELESFDSIPGLVRYYVGNRTPISKQSGAIIFQPINRNVPLRCLEEKYGVSPVRQKEPSIPEGKTETAKRLSLGISSMQSPEQSTPRGNLLRNKEKSGSQPASLDHVPEKRFPLKAHQSESYLLIGSRHPSRLPEADADSCPSSPAFRTGSEPSLSPTVVQKVTSESQVGEALRGSDSQLCPKPPPKPSKAPLMKPPDSPLASHSSEGHYCELSPAGDPAATKQHLCQKNSYVEHLTRKEKGTHSFRNSETNYFILEDDPTVNSADPLEASTEMTEEDSIFSAPVFETVSSFKPNDFESRLLPPENKPLETSMLRRVKELFTNNNPKIIAQHILRMDCKVARILEVSEEMRRIMGVNSGLELITLPYGHQLRLDLIERHNTMAIGIAVDILGCTGNVEDRAATLNRIIQVAVELKDSLGDLYAFSAIMKALEMPQVTRLEQTWTSLRHHYTQTAIMYEKQLKPFSKALHEGQDEWNKTCSVPQNNVTVPLLMPLVTLMERQAVVFEGMDLWESSDQSCEIMLKHLATARRIAQNAETYSLTAERMLEGFQPDEEMSEIFKTEFQMRLLWGSKGAQVNQNERYEKFSQILTALSRKLEPPPVKQVEQLSI, encoded by the exons GTGGCAGAAGGCCTAGTTCAGAGAGATGGAGATTTTCTGATCAGGGATTCTCTCTCCAGTCCTGGGAACTTTGTTCTTACCTGTCAGTGGAAAAATACCtctcagcattttaaaatcaacAGAACGGTTGTAAGACTCAATGAAGCCTACTGCCGAGTTCAGTATCAGTTTGAACTTGAAAGTTTTGACAGTATCCCCGGCTTAGTTAGATACTATGTTGGGAATCGCACACCAATATCAAAGCAGAGCGGAGCAATTATTTTTCAGCCTATCAACAGGAATGTGCCTCTCCGGTGTCTAGAAGAAAAGTATGGTGTAAGTCCAGTCCGACAAAAAGAGCCAAGTATCCCTGAAGGAAAAACCGAGACTGCAAAAAGGCTGAGTCTTGGTATATCCAGCATGCAATCCCCGGAGCAGAGCACACCCAGAGGAAATCTTTTGAG aaacaaagaaaaaagtggtAGCCAGCCAGCTAGTTTGGATCATGTTCCAGAGAAAAGATTCCCTCTAAAGGCTCACCAGTCAGAGAGCTATCTGCTAATAG GTTCAAGACATCCATCTCGATTACCTGAAGCTGATGCAGACTCCTGTCCAAGCTCTCCTGCGTTTAGAACAGGCAGTGAACCTTCTCTAAGCCCCACAGTTGTTCAGAAAGTCACCTCTGAATCACAAGTAGGGGAAGCTCTTCGAGGCTCAGACAGTCAGCTCTGTCCAAAGCCTCCACCTAAACCCAGCAAAGCACCCCTGATGAAGCCCCCAGATTCTCCTTTGGCCTCCCACAGTTCAGAAGGACACTATTGTGAACTAAGCCCTGCTGGAGATCCTGCAGCAACGAAACAACATTTATGTCAGAAAAACAGCTATGTAGAACATCTGACACGAAAGGAGAAAGGAACACACTCATTCAGGAACTCGGAAACAAACTATTTCATCCTGGAAGATGACCCTACCGTGAACTCTGCAGATCCTTTAGAAGCTTCAACTGAGATGACTGAAGAAGACAGCATCTTTTCTGCACCTGTTTTTGAGACAGTGTCTAGTTTTAAACCGAACGATTTTGAATCCAGACTACTTCCTCCTGAAAACAAGCCATTGGAAACGTCAATGTTAAGAAGAGTTAAGGAGCTTTTCACCAACAACAATCCAAAGATTATTGCACAGCATATTCTTAGAATGGactgcaag GTGGCAAGGATACTAGAAGTGTCTGAAGAGATGAGGAGGATTATGGGAGTGAACTCTGGTCTTGAACTGATTACCTTGCCTTACGGACATCAACTGCGCCTTGACCTAATTGAAAG GCACAATACCATGGCAATAGGAATAGCTGTGGATATCTTGGGTTGCACAGGAAATGTGGAAGATCGAGCAGCAACACTGAACAGGATCATCCAAGTCGCAGTGGAGCTGAAGGACTCGCTGGGGGATTTGTATGCATTTTCTGCCATTATGAAAGCACTGGAAATGCCACAG GTCACTAGGTTAGAACAAACTTGGACCTCTCTGAGACATCACTATACCCAGACTGCAATTATGTATGAAAAACAGCTGAAGCCATTTAGCAAAGCTTTGCATGAAGGACAAGATGAGTGGAATA AGACCTGCAGTGTTCCACAGAACAACGTAACAGTGCCGCTGCTGATGCCTCTCGTTACCCTGATGGAGCGACAAGCCGTCGTTTTTGAAGGCATGGACCTGTGGGAAAGCAGTGACCAAAGCTGCGAAATAATGCTCAAGCACTTGGCCACAGCTCGTCGCATAGCGCAGAATGCAGAAACGTACAGCCTGACTGCAGAACGGATGCTGGAAG GTTTCCAGCCAGATGAAGAGATGAGTGAAATCTTCAAGACAGAATTTCAAATGAGATTGCTCTGGGGCAGCAAAGGAGCACAAGTTAATCAAAACGAAAGATACGAGAAATTCAGCCAGATTTTAACTGCACTTTCCCGAAAACTGGAACCTCCTCCAGTGAAGCAGGTGGAACAATTAAGTATATAA